The following coding sequences are from one Musa acuminata AAA Group cultivar baxijiao chromosome BXJ1-6, Cavendish_Baxijiao_AAA, whole genome shotgun sequence window:
- the LOC135677104 gene encoding 7-dehydrocholesterol reductase-like, producing MGESKTVHSALVTYTSVISLLTLCPPFVILLWYTMVHADGSVLQTFEYLKQHGLQGLKDILPAPSPIAWKLIACFGAFEAILQLTLPGKRVEGPISPNGNIPVYKANGLQAYAVTLVTYLSLWWFGIFNPAIVYDHLGEIYSALVMGSLVFCLFLYLKGHVAPSSSDSGSSGNFIIDFYWGMELYPRIGKHFDIKVFTNCRFGMMSWAVLAVTYCIKQYEMNGQVSDSMLVNTVLMLVYITKFFWWEAGYWCTMDIAHDRAGFYICWGCLVWVPSIYTSPGMYLVNHPVSLGTQLALFILVSGLLCIYINYDCDRQRQEFRRTNGKCLIWGKAPSKIVASYRTEKGETKTSLLLTSGWWGVSRHFHYVPEILAAFFWTVPALFNHFLPYFYVLFLTILLFDRAKRDDDRCASKYGKYWKMYCNKVPYRVIPGIY from the exons ATGGGTGAATCGAAGACGGTCCATTCGGCCCTCGTCACCTACACTTCCGTGATATCGCTCCTCACGCTGTGCCCCCCGTTCGTCATCCTGCT ATGGTATACAATGGTTCATGCTGATGGTTCAGTCTTGCAAACCTTTGAATATCTAAAGCAACATGGGCTGCAGGGTCTTAAAGATATCTTGCCTGCACCTTCCCCCATCGCATGGAAATTAATTGCTTGTTTTGGTGCATTTGAAGCCATACTCCAGTTGACACTGCCTGGTAAAAGGGTTGAAGGTCCCATTTCTCCTAATGGAAATATACCCGTCTATAAG GCAAATGGCTTGCAAGCTTATGCTGTGACATTAGTAACTTATCTCAGCCTCTGGTG GTTTGGAATTTTCAATCCTGCGATTGTTTATGACCACCTGGGAGAAATTTATTCTGCACTTGTAATGGGAAGCTTAGTCTTCTGCCTTTTCTTATACTTAAAG GGTCATGTGGCGCCATCATCATCTGATTCTGGTTCATCAGGGAACTTCATAATCGATTTTTATTGG GGAATGGAGTTGTATCCTCGCATTGGTAAACATTTTGATATCAAAGTTTTCACAAACTGTAGATTTGGTATGATGTCTTGGGCAGTTCTTGCTGTGACATATTGCATTAAGCAG TATGAAATGAATGGACAAGTATCTGACTCTATGCTGGTAAACACTGTATTGATGCTTGTCTACATCACTAAATTCTTTTGGTGGGAAGCTGGGTACTGGTGCACTATGGATATTGCACATGACAGAG CTGGATTCTATATCTGTTGGGGATGCTTGGTATGGGTTCCATCAATCTATACTTCCCCTGGGATGTACCTTGTCAACCATCCTGTTAGCCTAGGCACCCAG CTTGCACTTTTCATACTTGTGTCTGGACTTCTTTGCATCTACATTAATTATGACTGTGATAGACAAAGGCAAGAATTCCGCAGAACAAATGGGAAGTGTTTGATATGGGGAAAAGCTCCATCAAAG ATTGTAGCCTCCTATCGTACCGAGAAAGGGGAGACAAAGACCAGCCTTCTCCTAACTTCTGGATG GTGGGGTGTATCTCGTCATTTCCACTATGTGCCTGAGATATTAGCTGCATTCTTCTGGACTGTTCCGGCCCTTTTTAACCAT TTCCTACCATATTTCTATGTGTTGTTTCTGACTATTCTC